Proteins encoded by one window of Cloacibacillus sp.:
- a CDS encoding TAXI family TRAP transporter solute-binding subunit yields the protein MKKSSQVIFGVLVSVMTVLFACTVGFAAPQDLKIGSNKVGSTWYVQAACIADAVKKAYPGMEIDAAPIAGGIGNLKLLGKGQMNIALTMGNNNLWAWNGQVLFDKPIRNIRTLVGGLDQFYVGIAVRRGSGIKSLEDIVKNKQKIRLMTVQRGTTGEASAAHVLEAVGMNYDDIKKWGGAVDHMDFEAITNVIKDGRCDVFIQALSKGHPTFTELAVLGKIDLITISKDSLKKLEKYGYTQSLLPKDSFKGQTADLILPGYRSTLTVTDKMDDETAYKITKAVVEGKDALVKGHKAFAEFEPSKGGSPENLGGVPLHPGAAKYYKEKGYIK from the coding sequence ATGAAAAAGAGTAGTCAGGTAATTTTCGGAGTTCTTGTATCTGTAATGACGGTGCTTTTCGCCTGCACAGTCGGCTTCGCGGCCCCGCAGGATCTTAAGATCGGCTCCAATAAGGTTGGCAGCACATGGTATGTTCAGGCGGCATGTATCGCGGACGCGGTAAAGAAGGCCTATCCCGGTATGGAGATAGACGCCGCCCCCATCGCCGGCGGTATCGGCAACCTCAAGCTGCTGGGAAAGGGCCAGATGAACATCGCCCTCACGATGGGCAATAACAACCTCTGGGCCTGGAACGGACAGGTCCTCTTTGACAAGCCGATAAGGAATATCCGTACCCTGGTTGGCGGCCTTGACCAGTTTTATGTCGGCATCGCGGTCCGCAGGGGCAGCGGTATCAAATCGCTGGAGGATATCGTCAAGAACAAGCAGAAGATCCGTCTCATGACGGTCCAGCGCGGGACGACCGGCGAAGCCTCCGCCGCCCATGTGCTTGAGGCGGTGGGGATGAACTACGACGATATAAAGAAATGGGGCGGCGCCGTCGACCACATGGACTTCGAAGCCATCACAAACGTGATAAAGGACGGCCGCTGCGACGTCTTTATCCAGGCCCTCTCCAAGGGACACCCCACCTTCACGGAGCTCGCGGTGCTCGGCAAGATAGATCTGATCACCATCTCCAAAGATTCCCTGAAAAAGCTTGAGAAGTACGGCTATACGCAGTCGCTGCTCCCGAAGGACAGCTTTAAGGGGCAGACCGCGGACCTTATTCTCCCCGGCTACCGTTCGACGCTCACCGTCACCGATAAGATGGACGACGAAACGGCCTACAAGATCACGAAGGCGGTCGTAGAGGGCAAGGACGCGCTTGTTAAAGGGCACAAAGCCTTCGCGGAATTCGAGCCTTCAAAGGGCGGCAGCCCGGAGAACCTTGGCGGCGTTCCCCTCCACCCCGGTGCGGCCAAGTATTATAAGGAAAAAGGATATATAAAATAG